A genome region from Haliotis asinina isolate JCU_RB_2024 chromosome 11, JCU_Hal_asi_v2, whole genome shotgun sequence includes the following:
- the LOC137255218 gene encoding SH3 domain-binding protein 5-like isoform X1: MDDMGDDVDVNDDLDPRIQEELDMLNSASNDINRLENEIDEARAKYRLTFSDASHKMETMGRGLKNFIQRARVYYQLKESAVEAQSEALRAARQFQTANGIYRAAKETIALAEQKLMDDQSAAMLSSAWQEMLNHATIRVMDAEREKTRSEQEHLRRSNIFVDLEKKLAYLEKKFKKSIFKARPYFELKAELELRLQQQKQNIDDLQNAIRSSKARYSDSLRNLEGISEEIHESRRQKILLMFPREPGVGADDESLGSSISDQNIERGLFSTSCPTDDHLDSDIDETDDVFSSHDHVTGHVPNASSTDINTPMNLPGTKSLVSSNMTSKSSETKGDKRSEVSHNPQVDDISASLKQCDMINANSCVGGRACPVPGVVKGVVKDNSNPDSPTGIRQCGSGAEITPVCEDDVTTCTSDAIEKVKDVILPERDDHTEGSSDPEECGKDRKICRDRRPECTDVI; this comes from the exons GAGGAGCTGGACATGCTTAACAGCGCCAGCAATGACATCAACAGATTGGAGAACGAGATCGAT GAAGCCAGAGCGAAGTATCGGCTGACGTTTTCTGACGCTTCTCACAAGATGGAGACAATGGGTCGAGGTCTGAAGAACTTCATCCAGAGAGCGCGTGTGTACTACCAGCTGAAGGAATCCGCTGTTGAG GCTCAAAGCGAGGCTCTGCGCGCCGCCCGTCAGTTCCAGACAGCCAATGGAATTTATCGAGCAGCGAAAGAAACGATCGCATTGGCTGAACAGAAGTTGATGGATGACCAGTCGGCGGCCATGCTGTCCAGTGCTTGGCAGGAAATGCTCAACCATGCAACAATCAGG GTGATGGACGCCGAGAGAGAGAAGACGAGGAGTGAACAGGAACATCTCAGACGCTCCAACATCTTCGTCGACCTGGAGAAGAAGCTGGCGTATCTGGAGAAGAAGTTCAAGAAGTCCATCTTTAAAGCCAG ACCATATTTTGAACTCAAGGCTGAACTTGAACTACGGCTACAG CAACAGAAACAGAACATTGATGATCTTCAAAACGCTATACGATCTTCCAAGGCAAGGTACTCAGATTCACTGCGCAACCTGGAGGGAATCTCGGAGGAGATCCATGAGAGCAGACGACAGAAGATTCTGCTAATGTTTCCCCGGGAGCCAGGTGTAGGAGCAGACGACGAGAGCCTCGGATCTAGTATATCCGACCAGAACATAG AACGAGGCCTGTTTTCTACTTCCTGTCCGACTGACGACCATCTAGATTCGGACATAGACGAGACTGATGACGTATTTTCTTCTCACGATCACGTGACGGGTCACGTCCCGAATGCTTCCTCTACTGATATTAACACCCCAATGAACCTACCCGGCACTAAAAGCCTCGTGAGCAGCAACATGACTTCGAAGTCATCCGAGACAAAGGGAGATAAGCGATCGGAAGTTTCACATAACCCGCAAGTTGACGACATCAGTGCTTCTCTTAAACAGTGTGATATGATTAATGCCAACAGTTGCGTTGGGGGAAGGGCATGTCCTGTCCCAGGGGTTGTGAAAGGGGTTGTGAAGGACAACAGCAATCCAGATTCTCCAACAGGTATTAGACAGTGTGGTAGCGGAGCAGAAATTACTCCTGTGTGTGAAGATGACGTCACGACATGCACCAGTGACGCCATTGAAAAAGTGAAAGACGTCATTCTGCCAGAAAGAGACGATCATACAGAAGGCTCCTCCGATCCGGAAGAGTGCGGTAAAGATCGAAAAATCTGCAGAGATCGCAGGCCTGAATGCACAGACGTTATATAA
- the LOC137255218 gene encoding SH3 domain-binding protein 5-like isoform X2 — protein MESPGCVQEELDMLNSASNDINRLENEIDEARAKYRLTFSDASHKMETMGRGLKNFIQRARVYYQLKESAVEAQSEALRAARQFQTANGIYRAAKETIALAEQKLMDDQSAAMLSSAWQEMLNHATIRVMDAEREKTRSEQEHLRRSNIFVDLEKKLAYLEKKFKKSIFKARPYFELKAELELRLQQQKQNIDDLQNAIRSSKARYSDSLRNLEGISEEIHESRRQKILLMFPREPGVGADDESLGSSISDQNIERGLFSTSCPTDDHLDSDIDETDDVFSSHDHVTGHVPNASSTDINTPMNLPGTKSLVSSNMTSKSSETKGDKRSEVSHNPQVDDISASLKQCDMINANSCVGGRACPVPGVVKGVVKDNSNPDSPTGIRQCGSGAEITPVCEDDVTTCTSDAIEKVKDVILPERDDHTEGSSDPEECGKDRKICRDRRPECTDVI, from the exons ATGGAGTCACCAGGATGTGTACAG GAGGAGCTGGACATGCTTAACAGCGCCAGCAATGACATCAACAGATTGGAGAACGAGATCGAT GAAGCCAGAGCGAAGTATCGGCTGACGTTTTCTGACGCTTCTCACAAGATGGAGACAATGGGTCGAGGTCTGAAGAACTTCATCCAGAGAGCGCGTGTGTACTACCAGCTGAAGGAATCCGCTGTTGAG GCTCAAAGCGAGGCTCTGCGCGCCGCCCGTCAGTTCCAGACAGCCAATGGAATTTATCGAGCAGCGAAAGAAACGATCGCATTGGCTGAACAGAAGTTGATGGATGACCAGTCGGCGGCCATGCTGTCCAGTGCTTGGCAGGAAATGCTCAACCATGCAACAATCAGG GTGATGGACGCCGAGAGAGAGAAGACGAGGAGTGAACAGGAACATCTCAGACGCTCCAACATCTTCGTCGACCTGGAGAAGAAGCTGGCGTATCTGGAGAAGAAGTTCAAGAAGTCCATCTTTAAAGCCAG ACCATATTTTGAACTCAAGGCTGAACTTGAACTACGGCTACAG CAACAGAAACAGAACATTGATGATCTTCAAAACGCTATACGATCTTCCAAGGCAAGGTACTCAGATTCACTGCGCAACCTGGAGGGAATCTCGGAGGAGATCCATGAGAGCAGACGACAGAAGATTCTGCTAATGTTTCCCCGGGAGCCAGGTGTAGGAGCAGACGACGAGAGCCTCGGATCTAGTATATCCGACCAGAACATAG AACGAGGCCTGTTTTCTACTTCCTGTCCGACTGACGACCATCTAGATTCGGACATAGACGAGACTGATGACGTATTTTCTTCTCACGATCACGTGACGGGTCACGTCCCGAATGCTTCCTCTACTGATATTAACACCCCAATGAACCTACCCGGCACTAAAAGCCTCGTGAGCAGCAACATGACTTCGAAGTCATCCGAGACAAAGGGAGATAAGCGATCGGAAGTTTCACATAACCCGCAAGTTGACGACATCAGTGCTTCTCTTAAACAGTGTGATATGATTAATGCCAACAGTTGCGTTGGGGGAAGGGCATGTCCTGTCCCAGGGGTTGTGAAAGGGGTTGTGAAGGACAACAGCAATCCAGATTCTCCAACAGGTATTAGACAGTGTGGTAGCGGAGCAGAAATTACTCCTGTGTGTGAAGATGACGTCACGACATGCACCAGTGACGCCATTGAAAAAGTGAAAGACGTCATTCTGCCAGAAAGAGACGATCATACAGAAGGCTCCTCCGATCCGGAAGAGTGCGGTAAAGATCGAAAAATCTGCAGAGATCGCAGGCCTGAATGCACAGACGTTATATAA